In the genome of Nonlabens sp. MB-3u-79, one region contains:
- a CDS encoding LptF/LptG family permease produces MKILDRYILTQYIKTFLSVFVVLMFILILQAIWLYIKELAGKDLDVITIVKFLYYSTPVAVPIALPLSVLLAAILVFGSMAENYEFAAMKSNGISLQRAMRSLTVVILGIGITSFLFANSVIPWGYLKQRNLRGNIAKMKPAMAISEGTFNQLGDINIKVAKKSGENGEFLNDVIIHKKNPSKNGNYTVIKSKRGELKSSLKSNVIQLVLEEGNYYEDLYLTQPRKANSSPFVKSYFDSYTLNIDVSQLNKVDLSEESVTDNHRMLNINELYNRIDTFSLALTNNYKIYRNNQHHTWSPSVLDNRVELDTIKETPKDLLTSLKIFDQRRALDVATSKMRSQRAAVQNRVSQIKGEKSRLAKHEIEIHKKYVLGVACVILFFIGAPLGAIIKKGGMGLPLVIATLFFLTYHFIGIFAEKAAAEDAFPAWLGAWMSTFIIFPIGIYLTYRATTDQGIFSNEFSFTKLFAKFKKHPKSPSATA; encoded by the coding sequence TTGAAGATATTAGATCGTTACATATTGACTCAATACATAAAGACGTTTTTAAGCGTCTTTGTTGTGTTAATGTTTATTCTTATTCTACAAGCGATATGGTTATACATTAAAGAGCTGGCAGGAAAAGACCTAGACGTGATAACGATTGTAAAATTTCTTTACTACTCTACTCCAGTAGCTGTGCCTATCGCACTACCTTTAAGTGTATTACTGGCGGCGATTTTGGTTTTTGGGAGTATGGCAGAGAACTATGAATTTGCGGCAATGAAGTCTAATGGTATTTCTCTGCAAAGAGCCATGAGATCGCTAACCGTTGTTATTCTAGGGATCGGGATTACCTCATTTCTGTTTGCTAATTCTGTTATTCCTTGGGGGTATTTAAAACAAAGAAACTTGCGTGGTAATATTGCTAAGATGAAACCGGCTATGGCGATAAGTGAGGGTACCTTCAATCAATTAGGCGATATCAATATTAAAGTAGCCAAAAAGTCTGGCGAAAACGGTGAATTCTTGAACGATGTCATCATACATAAAAAGAACCCTAGTAAAAACGGTAATTACACGGTTATAAAAAGCAAACGAGGGGAGTTAAAAAGTTCTTTAAAGTCTAACGTGATACAGCTGGTTCTAGAAGAAGGCAATTACTATGAAGACTTATACCTCACCCAGCCAAGAAAGGCAAATAGTTCCCCATTTGTAAAAAGTTATTTTGACAGTTACACGCTAAATATTGATGTATCCCAATTGAATAAAGTAGATCTCAGTGAAGAATCCGTCACTGATAATCATAGAATGCTTAATATTAATGAACTCTACAATCGCATCGATACTTTTTCTTTAGCACTAACAAACAATTACAAAATCTATAGAAACAACCAACATCATACTTGGTCCCCCAGTGTATTAGATAATAGAGTGGAGCTAGACACCATAAAAGAGACCCCTAAAGACCTATTAACTTCCCTGAAAATATTTGACCAACGTAGAGCTTTAGATGTGGCTACCTCTAAAATGCGCAGTCAGCGAGCCGCTGTTCAAAATCGAGTGTCACAAATAAAAGGAGAAAAATCTAGGCTGGCAAAACACGAGATAGAGATTCATAAGAAATATGTTTTAGGAGTTGCCTGTGTCATCTTGTTTTTTATTGGTGCACCATTAGGAGCCATCATAAAAAAAGGAGGTATGGGATTGCCCCTCGTAATAGCTACCTTATTTTTTCTGACCTATCACTTTATAGGTATTTTTGCAGAAAAAGCTGCTGCTGAAGATGCTTTCCCCGCCTGGCTTGGAGCATGGATGAGTACATTTATTATTTTTCCTATAGGAATTTACCTTACCTACAGAGCCACCACAGATCAAGGAATCTTTAGTAACGAATTCAGCTTTACCAAGCTCTTTGCAAAGTTTAAAAAACACCCAAAATCTCCTAGTGCAACGGCTTAA
- a CDS encoding LolA family protein — translation MKNYILSVFMVFAFAKAATAQDAQADKLLHEVAQKFKSYNNVSFTYKGNFRNPKSGTDMDVQGDATMAGQKYHVNFLGTTYIFDGKKQYAVNSEDQQVTISKVSTNGNQMITPSNILTFYEKGYTKKWDIIQNEGGRKIQFIKLTPIKSNSEYKSVLLGIDVNTKHIKKAIITENSGTVATFTLKSLKTNEPLPKSSFTFDASQYQNWVIQEMN, via the coding sequence ATGAAAAATTATATCCTATCTGTTTTTATGGTTTTCGCTTTCGCGAAAGCGGCAACAGCACAAGACGCTCAAGCAGATAAATTACTCCATGAAGTAGCACAGAAATTCAAGTCCTACAACAACGTATCCTTCACCTATAAAGGAAATTTCAGGAATCCTAAATCCGGCACTGATATGGATGTGCAAGGTGATGCAACGATGGCTGGTCAAAAATACCATGTCAACTTTTTAGGAACTACCTACATATTTGATGGTAAAAAGCAATATGCTGTTAATTCTGAAGATCAGCAGGTAACGATTTCTAAAGTGAGTACAAATGGGAATCAAATGATCACTCCTTCTAACATCCTTACTTTTTATGAGAAAGGATACACCAAAAAATGGGATATCATTCAAAACGAAGGCGGAAGAAAAATACAATTTATAAAATTAACGCCCATTAAATCTAATTCTGAATACAAGAGTGTTTTATTAGGAATAGATGTAAATACAAAGCATATCAAAAAAGCGATCATCACAGAAAACTCTGGAACTGTAGCTACATTTACTTTGAAATCTTTAAAAACAAACGAGCCATTACCTAAGAGCTCCTTTACCTTTGATGCGTCTCAATATCAAAATTGGGTTATTCAAGAAATGAACTAA